In Phoenix dactylifera cultivar Barhee BC4 unplaced genomic scaffold, palm_55x_up_171113_PBpolish2nd_filt_p 001239F, whole genome shotgun sequence, a genomic segment contains:
- the LOC120108252 gene encoding uncharacterized protein LOC120108252 has translation MASLGSNAPGEAVAACQGDLPTRPPPKVTGDGRTWAAVAKGTARPPMWTQDQISEEEVEALKLRFTDEVEIPAEEGELARAAWRDTAVIVRSMGRRVPVEWIRRELRVVGKLDYDVEAFMMANETFAFRFRTVNEREAVMEAGPWLVAGQLLAMERWRPNFVPGEKQLNRLVVWLRLPNLPMEYWTKRLILNIAAKAGRPLALDKITDHGWMLGFARVKVELDAREPIRPGTFVRIGTDVHWQTFRYENLPIFCYRCARLGHGVDACPYPPEPVVSGASGDCIAQQALAPESKEGVEAGSQLPFGSWLSTTRIRQPRASKPVKKTTGSEDTALKETTHLAPESGPSSPRRTPGSPESPMDTEGWQKPTKLARRRSPGKGAAGDSVVTSGEPIQIGAVTESAPSPLRAKGQNLGLERPAHQVGPGSVRGQGCSPMKRARSPTKSGLSLGAGNAV, from the coding sequence ATGGCGTCGCTGGGTTCGAATGCACCGGGGGAGGCGGTGGCGGCATGTCAGGGCGACCTACCAACACGGCCCCCACCGAAGGTGACCGGTGATGGCCGGACGTGGGCGGCGGTGGCGAAAGGCACGGCCAGGCCGCCGATGTGGACCCAGGACCAGATCTCTGAGGAGGAAGTGGAGGCGCTGAAGCTACGGTTCACGGATGAGGTCGAGATACCGGCGGAGGAGGGTGAGCTGGCTAGAGCGGCGTGGAGGGACACTGCGGTGATCGTGCGCAGTATGGGCCGCCGGGTGCCAGTGGAGTGGATCCGCCGGGAGCTGCGGGTGGTTGGAAAGCTCGACTACGACGTTGAGGCGTTTATGATGGCAAATGAGACGTTTGCCTTCCGCTTCCGGACGGTGAATGAAAGGGAAGCGGTCATGGAGGCCGGTCCGTGGCTGGTGGCCGGCCAGTTACTCGCCATGGAGCGGTGGCGACCGAATTTCGTCCCGGGTGAAAAGCAGCTCAACCGGCTGGTGGTCTGGCTCAGGCTTCCCAACCTGCCGATGGAGTATTGGACCAAACGGTTGATTTTGAACATTGCAGCAAAGGCCGGCCGCCCACTGGCTTTGGACAAGATCACGGATCACGGCTGGATGCTAGGTTTTGCGAGAGTCAAAGTGGAGCTAGACGCGAGGGAGCCGATCCGACCGGGGACCTTCGTCCGGATAGGCACTGATGTGCACTGGCAAACCTTCCGTTATGAAAACCTACCGATCTTCTGCTACCGGTGTGCTCGCCTTGGTCATGGAGTCGACGCTTGCCCCTATCCGCCGGAGCCGGTGGTGTCTGGAGCTTCGGGTGACTGCATTGCTCAGCAGGCCTTGGCACCGGAGTCGAAGGAGGGGGTTGAGGCGGGGAGCCAGCTCCCCTTTGGGTCGTGGCTGTCGACAACCAGAATCCGTCAACCGAGGGCGAGTAAGCCGGTGAAGAAGACGACCGGGTCTGAGGACACGGCATTGAAGGAGACGACTCACCTGGCTCCTGAGTCCGGGCCGAGCTCCCCACGCAGGACGCCGGGTTCCCCTGAGTCGCCAATGGATACCGAAGGGTGGCAAAAGCCAACCAAGCTGGCAAGGCGGAGATCACCGGGGAAGGGGGCGGCCGGTGACTCGGTGGTCACGAGTGGCGAGCCCATCCAAATCGGTGCGGTGACCGAGTCAGCTCCGAGTCCACTCAGGGCGAAGGGTCAAAATCTGGGCCTGGAGAGGCCGGCCCACCAGGTAGGCCCTGGGTCGGTCCGTGGCCAGGGCTGCAGCCCGATGAAGCGGGCCAGGAGCCCAACGAAATCCGGCCTGTCACTGGGGGCGGGGAATGCTGTGTGA
- the LOC120108255 gene encoding uncharacterized protein LOC120108255, whose protein sequence is MASVDVFCNCSQQVVMVISEPNEPPWVLCGVYASTDYRTRRILWRELTCLLSQGVPTLVVGDFNCILCPDDKRGGRAYSDSVDRREFREFMGRNGLVDLGFSGPRFTWCNNQQGQARVWERIDRAIASADWIQRFPAYQVSHLARIASDHCPLLISTVSGSVHHSPFRFEKLWLSYPQSWDVVREAWSASVRGDAMQRVSRRLELTKRRLRRWNREVVGNIFRRIEEVEAVILDAQGREDRGEELTEADMADLRRSLASHHSLLRQQETFWRQKSRIQWVKDGDRNTTFFHHSTVIRRQRNMIRSLRVGVGHRVEEETAVRHALFDFFRSRWTDDGGVY, encoded by the coding sequence ATGGCTTCAGTGGATGTATTTTGCAATTGCTCACAGCAGGTGGTGATGGTCATCTCTGAACCAAACGAACCCCCGTGGGTGCTATGTGGGGTTTATGCTAGTACCGATTACCgaacaagaagaattctctggAGGGAGCTGACGTGTTTGCTGTCCCAGGGGGTTCCAACTTTAGTAGTAGGTGATTTTAACTGCATCTTATGCCCAGATGATAAAAGAGGAGGTAGAGCCTATTCTGACTCGGTGGACAGGAGGGAGTTTCGGGAGTTCATGGGGAGAAATGGGCTGGTGGACCTTGGTTTTTCTGGACCCCGCTTCACTTGGTGCAACAATCAGCAAGGGCAAGCTAGAGTGTGGGAGCGTATTGATAGGGCCATTGCATCAGCTGACTGGATCCAGCGATTCCCAGCATATCAGGTCAGTCATCTAGCTCGGATTGCTTCTGATCACTGCCCCCTCTTGATATCTACAGTTTCGGGATCCGTCCACCACAGCCCCTTTCGCTTCGAGAAGCTGTGGTTGTCATATCCCCAGTCTTGGGATGTAGTCAGGGAGGCGTGGAGTGCGTCAGTTCGGggtgatgctatgcagagggtgTCTCGCAGGTTGGAGCTCACCAAACGGCGTCTTCGTCGATGGAACCGAGAGGTCGTCGGCAATATTTTCCGGAGGATAGAGGAGGTGGAGGCAGTGATACTGGACGcccaggggcgggaggaccgAGGAGAGGAGCTTACGGAGGCCGATATGGCGGACCTGCGGCGATCGCTAGCCTCCCACCATTCTTTGTTGCGCCAGCAGGAGACTTTTTGGAGACAGAAATCTAGGATTCAGTGGGTCAAGGACGGCGACCGGAACACAACCTTTTTCCACCATTCGACAGTGATTAGAAGGCAGAGGAACATGATCCGATCATTGAGGGTTGGTGTGGGCCACCgagtggaggaggagacggCAGTTAGACATGCACTATTCGACTTTTTCAGGTCCAGGTGGACGGATGATGGGGGAGTATATTAG